The Tepidisphaeraceae bacterium sequence CGCACCGGTGACTACCGGGTGCAGTTCACGGTCAAGGGCGACGTGGTGACGATCGTGAAGATTGGCAAACGAGATGGGTTTTACGAGGATTGAAGCGATGCCCCAGACACTGAACATCAAAGGCGAGACGTTCTACCTGCTGGACGCCGATGAGTACCGCAGGCTGAGTGGGGGCGAGCTGCCGGCGTTGCCCGTGGCCGACGATGCCGGGAACGTGCGGGCCTTGGAGTATGCCCGCGCATCCCTGGTGCGGAAGATCGCCGCGGGGATGGAGGCGAAGGGTTGGTCGCAAGCCGAACTCGCGCGGCAGGCGGGGTTACCGAAGGAGACGATCAACCGGCTAATGACCGGGAAGAACACGCCGAACCGCGCGACGCTGGCGAAGATCGACAAGGCGCTGGCAGCGCGTCCCCGCAGCAGGTGATATTGACGAGGCAGCACGCACCGCTAAGCTGATGGTAGAGCCTGACGACGTCTGAGTCCACGTATGTTAGACCCCGAACGCGCGGCGATAGAGTAGACGATGCTCGACGATCAGATCCGATGTCCGAAATGCGACTCCACGAACGTGAACGCGCACCGGAAAGGATACGGGTGCCTCGCTGGCCTGTTGGGCGCGTTCATTTTAGGTGCGGTGGGTTTCTGTGCGGCTGGGCCCATAGGGCTGATTGCCCTAGGCACGATCGGAGCACTGCTTGGCGCGGTGGACAGCAGGAAGGTCGATGTCACCTGCCTGCGATGTGGCCATGCGTACACACCAGACGAATACGCGCCGCCGCCCGGTGAGCGTGAAACGACAGGGCAGAACGTTGCAAGCCTAGTCGCCAAAGCAATGCTGGGCTTGGGCTTGGCCGCAGCGATCGTGTGGTGGGCGATCGCGCAGGATCGTCCAGTGGAGAACCGCCCAACTACAACGCGACCGTCACCGACGACCCAGCAGCAGGCGACAACCGATTAGAGGGTGGTGGCGTCCGAAACGTACCGCCAGTCGGTGCCGTCGCAGTAGACCAGCATGCCCTTGTCCGTTGCCGGATCAGAGACGAACGCTATGCACTGCTGCCACTCGGCCGCAGGCGGGAGCGTGGCGATCGTGTAGACCTTCACCGGCAAAGGTCCGCCGGTCAGGTGGGCGAGGAGCGCCGCGAAGTTCGAGTTGATCTCGGCCTGCCAGTTGGCACTGCCGGCGGCGACGGTCAGGATGGTGGGTGTCGTGGGTTGGGGCATGTCTAGGTCCTTTTCGTGATCGTGATCCGCCTCGCCTCGGACTGCCAGGTGCCGTCGAGGTTCACCAGCTCCGCGACGATCTCGGCCGGCTCGAAAATAAAATCGGTAATAATCTGCGCGTTCGTGTACGTGGTGGTGGCAGCGTCGTCGTCGACGTAGATCGTGCGCAGGACCGTCTCGCCGTCGGCGTCGAGGACCCGCACGCGAAACCGTCCCTGCCGGGTCGGGACGCCCTCGCCGACCGGCACGCCGGCCAGCTGCTCGCCTGCAGCCCTGCCCCGGCCGTCCTTCACCCGGTACGACCAGGCAAACACGACGTCGCCGCCGGCGACGTACGTGTCGCGGAACTGCCCGTCGTTGGCGCGGAAGTTCGCCGGTCGCAGCGGGCGGCGATCGCGGGTGTTGCCGGGAATGCTCATGGGAGGATCTCCACGCTCTCGACGTCCTGCAGGTCGACCCGCGCCGACGACGTGTACGGCTGCGTCTTTAGCCGCACCGCCTCGCTGAGCGTGATGCTCGATGACAACGCGATGTCGGTCAGCAGCTGCTGCCGGATGATGTACACAGTCGCGCCGATCGGGTGCGCGGCGACGTCGGTCCCGAGCACGCCGCGGCGGATGCCGTCGAGCCGCCAGCCGCCGCTGACGGCCGTGACCTTCCTCAAGCTCATCAGCTCGCCCTCGCAGCACAGCAGCTGGCGGTTGGCCTCCCACGCCGAGTCCTGCCCGGTCAGGTCGATCGGCACTGTCAGGATGTCTCCGTTGGGGAACGCGGTGATCGTCGGTCCTTCCTCGACGATGGCATCGGACCCGTCGAGCGGCTTGTTGAGCGTCCCGCCCGCCGCCGGCCACTGCTGGTTCTGGCTGTGGCGATCGTAGCTCTGCAGCTCGCCGGGTCGGATCCAGATGTAGGCGCCGCTCACCGACTGGTTGGCCCGCACGCGGAAGACCCACACGCGGCCGATCTGGTTGATCATCGCCAGCACGGCCAGGTCCGGCGCGGCCTCGTTGTCCGGCAACGCGGCGTCATCGTCGTACGTCGGCGCGTAGTTCGGCGGTCCGTACGTGTACTGGTCCAGCACCGCGGTCACCTTCGCGCCGGACGACGCCAGCGGCATCAACTCGACCTTGCTGGCCCGCTGCTGCCGGCCCTCGGCGTCGAGGTACGCCTGGCCCGGCAACAGGTTGCGGGCCCCGCGCAGGAAGATCCCGCCGTCGTACTCGGTCGACGCGATCCGTTCCAGCGAACGACGGGCCGCGATCTTGAAGGCGGTCGAAGCATCGGTCACCGTCTCGATGCCCACCTTCGTCACGCTCTGCCGCCGGCGGTTGCGCGCGCGGGGGTCGTTCCGCAGCGAGATCGAGTTCTCACCGTAGTTGCGCTTGCGGTCCCGGAACGTGTAGGCGACTTGGTCGACGCCGCTGACGCCGTGCACGCGGGTGCGCTCGGCCTTGCTGGCGACGATCATGTCGGCCGTCAGCGCCGGTAGATCGCCGACGGCCTGGCGGATCATGTAGGGCGTCAGCAGGTCCCGGTTCTGCACCAGCATGAAGCCGTAGTCGAGCATCATCGAGTTGATCAGCTCGTCGGCGCCGATGCCGTCGGCCGCGACGATGTTGCTGGGCAGGTGTTCGTTCTGCGTCTGCAGGCCCACCGCGATCACCGCGCCGCCGTCGATCAGGGCGGGCTCCATGTGGATCCCGTTGGGCCACGGCGCGGTGAGGACCTGCCACATCGCGTGGCCGGGGTTGATGCCGCCGTCGGCCGTGACCTCATTCGTCTCCGCGATCACCCGTTCGACGCCGGGGATCACCGGTTCGGTCCCGTAGCACTCGATGTCGTACGTGAGGTCCGCCGGCCACGTCGCGCTCTCGTTGGTGCCGAGCGGGAAGCTGCGGTACCGGCCGTGGCAGACCCGCGGCCACTGGCTGGCGATGCCGAGGACGTCGGGCTGCGACAGGAACGCGTCGATCGGTTGATCGTCGTCGCCCCAGTAGATCGTGAAGGCGCCGCCGCCGCGCAGGCCGACCTCAGTGCCGGACGGGTGCGTCTCGCGCGACAGCGGGTCGAGCAGGATGTTCTTGGTACCGAGGTAGATCCCGTGCAGGACGTCGGCCGGGCCAACGCAGATCTGGTGCCAGCCGTGCTCCTTGTAGACGAGCGTGTCGGTGTCGCCGTCGCCGTCGGTGCTGTTGAACCGCTTGCCGGCCCACCCGAGGTTGTAGCCGAGGCGCCGGCGGCCGATCAGCAGTGGCAACCACTGCCCGGGCTCGACGCTCGTCGTCGTCGGGGCATCGCGCAGCGTGGCCTTGGCCTTGTTCTTGCGCTGGACCTGGCTGGCGGCGACCGACGCGCCGACCGCGATCGCCCCGTAGATAAGTGCGGTTACTGCCATAGGTGCTTATCCTGAAGTCGGTAGACGCGCATCACGTTCAGCGACGCCGCCAGAGCGGTGCGGGTAACGCCGGTCGCGCGGTCGGCGTGCCATAACTGTCCGCTGCCGGCGATGTAGACGTGGCCAGGCCCGGCGACGCGGCGGGCGACCAGCACGTCGCCGGGGTACAGCAGGCCATCGCGGGCGACGACGTGCGGGTAACGCCGGCAGAGCATGCCGACGACCGCCACCGCGGCCCGGCGGTCATCCAGGCCGGTGTTGAACGGCACGGCCGGCAACGGGCCCGACAACCGGTACAGGGCGTCGAGGACGCCGCCGACGAAGCCCCAGCAATGACAGGCGACGCCGCGGCGGCTCTGGCCCTGGGCGTACGGGGTGCCGAGCCACCGCTGCAGCTCGGCCGTCAGCTGATGTACCGCGTCCGGTCCACCTTCGACATGCGGATCCCGAGCCCATTGAAGCGCAGTTCGTTTTCGTAGATGCGGCATGTCGTCAACAGCCCGTCGCAGCCCGGCGTGCAGACCACTTCCTTGCTGAACCAGTTAGCTGGGGCATCGCACTCGAGCTTGAAGACGGTGTAGGACTCGTCGACGCCGCCGACGGCGTCCTCGATCTTCAGCTCCAGCCCGTCGTAACTGACGCTGCCCTCGCGCCACATGCCCTTCGCCGGCACGGCCGTTGCGCCGACGACGGTGACCTCGTTACCTTCAATGGCGGTGATCGTGCCGGTCTGCCGGACCGTCGCCAGCGGGAACTTGCACGGGCTGCCCTGCTCGTCGCCGAACGGGTTCTGGCAGTGTCGGTTAATCAGGATGCCCAGCGCGACCGGCAGCTTCGCCTTCTGGCCGTGGATCTGGAACCGGACCAGGCCGGGCTGGCCATCGGGGTTGGTCGTGACGTTCTCGACGTACCCGCTCCAGAGCAGCCGACGCGTGGTCAGGTCGAACGGGTCGACCTCCTCGACGCGGCAGGTGATCGTGGCGTGCGGCTCGCGCGCGGCCCGGTCGATCGGGTGCACCGCGGCCATCAGCACATCCCAGGGCTCGTCGCTGATGCCGCCGGTGATCGCCTTGGGCGTGATCTCCATCTTCGTGAGGCTGGCGAAGTTGCCGTAGTCGGGGATCGGTAGGTCGTCGGCCATGCCAACGTATCGCTGCTCCTGCGGTCCGGGGCCCCAGATGAACGTCAGGAGCTGGACGACGATGCTGGCGCTTCGGGTGTCGATCGGGTTCGGCATGGTCAATTCTCGGAGGAATCCTTCGGAGTACCTCAGGATGACGGATCGGGTTCGGCTTTGGCGAGGTCGTGCCAGCCCCAACGGGCAGCGGCGTCGGCGTAAGGCAGCTCAGGGCGGCCGATGCGTCGGTTGACATCGTTGTGCCGCGCGTGCGTGTAGGCGTGCCAGTGTGCCCAATCCGGCGGGTGCGCGCGGGTCAGGGCCGTCCAGTGGTCCCGGCACTCACCGCAGGCCACGCGTCCGCTGAAGCGATCGAACCACGCTTGGTCGGCCGCGACGTCGCCGATCGGCTCGTAGCCGTGAAACTCGGCCCACATGCCCTCGTACCAAGGGGCTGCCGGCTGTGCCGTCCGCGTCGCGGGAAGGCCGCCGCAATTATGCAGCGGATCCCGCTCGGCGATCCGCTGGCGTACGGTGCAGATGGTGAGGCAATGACACTGGCTCGGCTTGGCGTGGTGATGCCCGGCGCAGGCAATGCCGGTGGCGGTCACGGCGGCCAGCTTGCAGTTGACGACGTTCATCGGCTCACCACGACGTTGGTCAGGTCGACCCGTGATTCCGAAGCGGAGAACGGCGCGGCGTAGTTGCCCGGCGGCAGCGGCCCCACAGTCTTGATCGCAGTGCCGGTGCAGGACGCACAGTTATTCGGATTACAACCCATGCCCGCGCTGACCACCCATCGTCCGCACTCGTGAAACAGGCTGAGCGACAATGTTGGGGTCGGACCCGTGCAGGCCGTCGATCCGTTCACCCAGGAAGCATCACCCCCCGACCCGTTGTAGCTGCAACTGGTACCGTTCCGCGTGACGACGATACTGAAGCTGCCCAGCGGCTCGTCGCCGCTGTAGTTAATGTGATCGACGACGAAGTCGCCGCTGATGGTGTAGCTTTCGGCGAGTTCGCTGGCCGGGCAGATGCATGGGACGGGCTCCGGGGGCGGATTGCAGGCGTCGCAGTCGGCGAACGAAGTCCAGCCGCTCTCGACGATGGGTGCCGGCGGATTGACGTACTGCAGCTCCGAGACGGTATAGCAGGTGTCGGCGTACTTAATCACGCTTCCGCCTGCCACGGCACCGCTCGGCACCGAGAACGCAGCCCCGCTCTCGCCGGCACACGGCGTCGCGAGCCGGAACTTGCAACCGCAGACCTCTTGGGCGAACGGGTCGGTTGCCGACGGCAGCGGCTCCCAGCCCGCCGGCACGTCGCCGGGCGGGTTCAGCGTCGTCGGGTCGTTGGGGTCGACCGTGAAGCACCTTCCGCTCGTCGGGTCGAACCCGCCGACGTACTCCGGGGCGGCCGGTGCGGTGTCGGCCGGAATCCAGAGGTCGATCGGTACACCGGTGCAGAGGTCGCGGGCGCGCCGGTACGGGACCGGGTCGCCCGGGGGCGGCGGGTTGGCACCGGGACCGCCGGTGGGTTCTGGTGCCGGCGGCAGCGTCGTCCCCGGGCCGATGGCCGGGACCTCGATCGACACCGTCTTCTCGCCGTCGGCCTCGACGACCGCCAGCGACGACACCATGTGCTGGTCCGTCGTCCACTGCTCGGTGATCTCGTCGGACTGCGACAGCACCAGGTGCGCCAACGTGACCCGGAGTACCTGGGCGAGGGCCATCATCGGGATGACGTCCAGCAGCGTGACGACGTCGACGACACCGTCGCGGGCAACGCTGGCCACCTCGCGCACGTAGAGGTCGCCGGTGGTCGTCAGCACGGCCAGGTATCGTCGGTACGTCCAGTCGCGCGACGGGCCCGCGGCGACGACGGTCACGGTGCCGGTGCCAATCGCGGTGGCCGTGAAGATCGTGGTGGGATCGACGACGAAGAACGGGAACAGGGCGCCCGCCCTCGAGTCGAAAAGGCGCAGCAGGTCGAACGCGCGGGCGCGATCGCGCGACAGGTACGGCCGGGTGTGCGTTCGCCGCGGGACCGCGCCATAGGTGATCGTGGCTTGGTCCGGCCCAACGGGCGTCGAGACCAACTCGCGGACGACGCCCGCCGACAGCGGCTGGCTCCAGTCGACGTGGGGCTGCAGGCCGGACGCCCCGGAGTACAGGATCGGGTAGCCCTGGTAGCTCGGGAAGCCCTCGGGGACCAGCCCCGGTTGGACCAGCGACGGCAGCTGCGACTTGCCGACGCGCTCGCGGAAGGTCAGCGTAGCCTCGACGATGTTGTCGGTCCGCGGCGTCAGCTGCCCCTCGATCGTGACGTCGCACTCGATCAGCGGCATGACCCGGCTGCCGACGCCGAAGAACTGCGTCAGCGGCGTCTTCAACGCCAGGAAGCCGTCGCCGATGAAGTCGATCTGGGCGACCTCGAACCGCCGGGCCCGCATGCCGTCCATGTCCTCACTGATCACCACCAGGCCACCGTCGAAGAATCGCCGGTCGGCCGTCTCGCAGGCCAGCACGGGCAGCTCGCTGAAGTCGATCTGCGCCGAGACGCCGGAACTGCCCGACGCCAGCAGCACCAGCCGCATCCGCGCAACGCCGTCCTCACCGACCCACCCGCGCGACTGCAGGTCCGCCACCGGTACCGGCGTCGACCAGGCCCGGACGTCGAAGCCGGCCATGTCGGCGGTCGTGACGCCAACGTTGGCTTCCGTGACGCCGTCGGCCGATCGGTCGAGGTCGAAGGTATTTGTGCCGTTCGTGATCCGCTGGAAGCACCCGCTGCGCGTGCGGAGATCTCCGTTGGTCTGACCGAAGATGATGGCATCGGCCGGGATGTTCACTGTCACCCGGCCGGGCGTCACCAACACTGGCGACTCCGGGTCCGCCTCGTCGTAGACCGGCGCGACGTAGGACTCCGTGACGGCGTCGCCCTCGCCGATCAGCATGGCGATGCCGTCGCTGCTGCCGACAAAGGTGACGTCGCTCTCTCCGTTGACGTTGATCCGCACCGGCGGGCTCGTCCGCTTGCCCGACGAACCGCAGTTGGCACCGCCCGAGGAGGCCGACCATCCGAAGACGACGCGGCTGTCGAGGAAGGTGGGATCGCAGAACAGCGGGACCAGCGTTCCCGAGGTCGCGGTGCGAAGCATGGCCGACTGCAGCAGCGCGACGTCCTGCTCGGTCAGTGCGACCGCGCTGAACGTGATGCTGCGGTACGGCTTGATGACGGCACCCCGCCGTTGCGGTACCCCGGTCGGCGCCACTTGGGCATCGGTGCGCCAGGCCGACGAGACGGCGACCGGCGTCATCCAGTTGTGGTGGAAGAGCCAGCCCATCGCCCAGAGCTCGGGCGCGTTGGCGGCATCCTCGACGGCGACAAGGGAGGAGGGAACTACGGGCATCGGGTCTAAGCCTCGTCTCGGGCGATCTGGCGGATGATGTCGGAGTGCTCGACCAACATGCGCCGGCTGGCGTTGGGACCGGCACGGAGGATCGTGGCGGCGGTCTGCTCGGTGGCGACGATTGCCGGCACGATCCGGCCGGCCGGAGCATTGCCGGACGCCGCGGTGCCGACCGGCCCGCCGGCGTTGTAGCCGGCGCGGGGGATCGATAGCACGGGTCGGCGCGGGATGCCGAGGTACTCGCCGAGGTCGAACCGCTCGAACGCCCCGGCGTTGAGCGCCGCCAGGAACGGCGCGTGCTGCTGGGCGGCACGCCGCCGTACCACGAACTCGCCAGGGGTCAGCATCGCAGGAACGCTGTCGACGTCCGGCCCGCCCCCCGGGATGAATCCGCCGCTGTTACGCTGCACGAACAGCCGGCCGATGATTCCTGGGGTAAACCCTCCACTGCCCGTGGCGGCGCCGAGGAACGTGTCGAGGAACTGCGTCACGATGCGGTTCACGAGGACCCGCTGGATCGTCTTCAGGATGTCGTTGCCGAGGTCCCGGAACGCGTCGGCCGCCCGCTTGGTGCCATCGATGACGTCGTTGAAGAAGTTCTCGAACGGCGACTGCAGCTGTTGGCGGATGCTCAGCATCGCTACGGTCAGTTCTGAGACCTTCTGTTTGGCCTTGTTTGCCACGCCGTCGATGTGTTGGATGACGCGGTCATACTCGGACTGGCTGATCACCCCGTCGGCCAGCAGCCCACGCAGGCGGCCGGTGACGCCCTGCAGGTCCGCCTCCATGCGCAGCGCGGCCTCGGCGACGCGGCGTTTGGCGTCTTGGCTGCTGATGGCCCCGACCTCTTCGAGGTTCGCCGTGTTCTCCAGCGTCTGGTTATAGCGCTGCTGCGCCTCGTTCGCGGAGGCGATCGCCTCCGCCACGGCGGACTGTCCCGTGGTGCTTCGCCGGGCCGCCTGCTTCTGGTCCAGCAGGTCGATCTTCTGACGGTACTCCAGCAGGACGGCCGTCAGCTTGTTGATCTCCTCCTGCGCGTCGACGGCATCGCTGGTGATGACCTCGTTCTTGTCCGGCCGATTCGTCTCGTCAACCAGCCGCTTCTGTGCGGCGTCGAGCCGGGCCTGCGCGTCGCCGAGTTCACGGTCCAGCGCGTCGCGTTCCATCTGGTCACGCTGCCGCAGGTAGTCGCCAGTGCTGATCAGCTTCTGATCGTTGAGCAGCTCGAGCCGTTCCAGTTCGATCGCGGCACGGCGCTTGACCGACTCCTCGTCCTTCTGTTCGAGGATCGTGTTCAGCTCGTCCTGCAGGTCGCGGAGCTTCTGGCCGTTGCGCTGGAACTGCGCGGTCTGCTCGGCCACTTTCCGGTCGGTGTCGCTCTTGCCCGCGGCGTTACCCGCAGCGACCGCGTCAGCATCGTTGCTGAAATCTGCGTCGATGCCCGCACGTCCCAACAGGTCGCGTACGAAGCTATTGGCTACGTCGGCCGCCTTGACGTCCCTCTCGTAGACGAGGTTCACCACCAGGTCGACAACCACCTGCCGTCGCTTCTCCAGCGTGTCGAGCTCGCCGCTCACCCCCCGAAGGAGGTCAATCGCGAGGCTGACGCGCTCAGCCAGCACCAGCACGGCCGCCGCGCTGGCGGTGAACTTGAAGGATGTCAGGGCTGCACCCGTAACGGTACCGGAAATGCCCGCACCACGGATCGCGAGTCCGACGGCAGTCCACGCTGCGGCGAACGTCAGCACCTTCGGAGTACCAGCGACCGCCTCCCGCGTCAGGGAGGACACGCCAGCACCGAGATCCCGCACCAAGTCGCTGTCGAGTAGACCCGCGATCGCCTCGACCTGGTCTGCCAGCGCCGGCGCGACGTCGGCCTGCATCTTCAGGATGATCTCGCCGATGCCCTCGAACGAATCGCCTATGCGGTTGTTTGCCTGCTCGATCTGGCCTAGCGGCGTCTGCGACAGGTTGGTCGCGAACTGGCGGTACCGGTCTAGGAGCTTGTCGACCGCATCGCCGTTGCGCAGCTCTTCGATCGTCAGCGTCTTCAAGGCGGGAATCGCCTTTGCCAGCTCGCGGGGCAGCGTTCCGCCGTACGTCTGGGCGACCTGTTCACCGGCCTCACCCAAGCTCTTGCCGAGGGCTGCCGAAACCTCTACCGTCGCGCGGATCGCCTTCTCGATGTCCCGGACGGCAACGCCGCGGTTGAGCAGGTCGGCAGCAAGCGCGATCGTGTCGTCGTCGCCGATCGTGCTGACGGCTTGGATCTCACCGGCGAGCTGCTGGATCCGCTTGAGTTGGTCCAGGTTCCCGCCGAGCGCCACCGTCAGCCGCTGCCGGTTCTCAACTGCCGCGCGGGCCTCATCCGTGGCGCGTTTGATCACGGCACCGATGGCGACCACGCCCGCCAGCGACGAGCCCACGCCGAGTGCTGTTGCTTTCAGCCCGTCGAAGGCGATCCTCGCGCGCCGCGCGAAGTCGCCGGTGCCGCCAAGGACGCCGTTCACCTTCGTCATGCCGGCCGTCAGCTGGTCATGAAGCTTCAGGACGACGGCGACGTCTTTGCGTTGTTCGGACATGCGTTACTCCAACAGTTCGTCCAGCGCGGTCTCGTACGCCGCGAAGCCTTCCTTGCTCTTGGTCGCGCCGTACGCTGTGACATCGTCAGCCATCGCCTCGGCCCGCCTGCGCCGGTGCAACGTCACCGCACCGACCAGCGCTCGCCGGTACTCTGGCCAGGTCATCCCGGCGTAAGGGGCTCCGTCCGTCCGTTGACGGTCGTAGAGGTCGGTGAGCCGATATCCTGAGGCAAGGAGGGTCGCGACGCCCCGATCGAACGCTTCTGCGGGTCCGTCGGCGACAGTTCGGCCGCGATCGCCTCGACCGCGGCCACCAAGTTTTTTAGGCGTTGCTCCCCAACGAACGACAGTCGCGCCCACTTCAGCACCGCCTCCATCGTGACGGCAATGTCGGCGCCGGCCTCCTG is a genomic window containing:
- a CDS encoding helix-turn-helix transcriptional regulator, with the translated sequence MPQTLNIKGETFYLLDADEYRRLSGGELPALPVADDAGNVRALEYARASLVRKIAAGMEAKGWSQAELARQAGLPKETINRLMTGKNTPNRATLAKIDKALAARPRSR